CCGACCCGACCGACGTTGTCGAGATCACCGACGGCACGCGCCTGAGCCTCGCCGGGCTCGACGTCGACGTCCTGCACGCGCCGGGGCACACCGAGGGCTCGGTGATGTTCGGCCTCGGCGGAATCCCCGACGGGGTGTCCGGCCAGGTCGACGTCGACCGCACGATGGTCAGCGGCGACGTGGTCTTCGCCGGCAGCATCGGTCGCACCGACCTGCCCGGCGGCAGCCACGAGGCCATGCAGCGCAGCCTGCGCGACGTCGTCCTCCCGCTGCCCGACACGACGCTCGTGCTGCCGGGCCACGGCCCCGCCACGACGATGGCCCACGAACGGCGGACCAACCCGTACCTGAAAGACTTGCCCGCGTGAGCACCCCGCAGCCCAAGGCCGCCAAGGTCATGCCGATCAGCGGCTTCCCCGAGTACCTCCCCGCCGAGCGCATCGTCGAGCAGCGCTTCCTCGACGTCATCCGCGAGACGTTCGAGCTGCACGGGTTCAGCTCGGTCGAGACCCGCTCGATCGAGCCGATCGAGCGGCTGAGCGCCCAGGGGGAGGACGCCGACAAGGAGATCTACGCCGTCAGCCGCCTCGCGGGCGGCGACGAGGACGCCCGCTGGGGCCTGCACTTCGACATGACGGTCCCCTTCGCGCGCTACGTCCTCGAGAACGCCGGCAAGCTCGCCTTCCCCTTCCGCCGGTACCAGATCCAGAAGGCGTGGCGCGGCGAGCGCCCGCAGGAGGGTCGATACCGCGAGTTCACCCAGGCCGACATCGACGTCGTCGACGTGGGGCGGCTCTCGCCGCACTTCGAGGCCGAGATGCCGCTCGTCATCGCCGACGTCTTCAGCCGCTTCCCCGTGGGCGAGTTCGTCATCCAGGTCAACGACCGCAAGATCCCCAACGGCTTCTACCAGGGCATCGGCATCACCGACGTCATCGGCACCCTGCGCATCGTCGACAAGCTCGACAAGATCGGCCCCGACAAGGTCAAGGCGCTGCTCGTCGAGGCCGGCACGACGCCCGAGCAGGCCGACCAGTGCCTCGCCCTCGCCCGCATCCGCTCGACCGATCTCGGCTTCGTCGAGCAGGTGCGGGCCCTCGGCGTCGAGCACCCCCTGCTCGACGAGGGGCTCGAGTCGCTCTCCAACGTCATCCGCACCGGCATGGCGCACGCGCCGGGACGGCTCGTCGCCGACCTGCGCATCGCGCGGGGCCTCGACTACTACACCGGCACCGTCTACGAGACGCAGTTCGTCGGCCACGAGTCGTGGGGCTCGTTCTGCTCCGGCGGCCGCTACGACGCGCTCGCCTCCGACGGCCGCACCACCTACCCGGGCGTCGGCATCTCCATCGGCGTGACCCGCATCCTCGGCCTGCTCGTCGGCCGCGGCCTCGTCACCGCGTCGCGCTCGACCCCTGCCGCCGTGCTCGTCGCGCTCGCCGACGAGGGCGCCCGCGAGTCGGCCGTCGCCGTCGCCACCTCCCTGCGTCGTCGCGGCGTCCCGTGCGAGGTCGCCCCCTCGGCGGCCCGCTTCGGCAAGCAGATCCGCTACGCCGAGCGACGCGGCATCCCGTTCGTGTGGTTCCCCGCGACGGATGCCGGTGGGCCGGGTGACGACGCCGCCGCGGCCCCGAAGGGGCACGAGGTCAAGGACATCCGCTCGGGCGAGCAGGTTGCGGCCGACCCGTCGACGTGGCTGCCGCCCACCGACGACCTGCGGCCGACGGTCACGCGCGTCGACTGACCGCCGGGTGGCGGCAGGGCCGCGGCTCAGCGGGCCCGGGGCTCGAGGGGTGGCGGCCACAGGCCGTTGCTGCGCAGCTCGAGCACGCCGAGGGCGTGCACGACGGCAGGGTCTCCCCGCCGCCACGCCCCGGCCGGGTCGTCGCTGATGCGGGCCAGCGCGGTCATCGGCTGGCGGGCGAGGGCTCGCAACGCGAAGAGGTCGAGGTCGGCGCTGGCGTCGATGAAGCGCTGGGCCGTCGTCGCGCGGCGCGCGAAGCGGTAGCGCACGAAGGCCCACACGAGCACGACGAGGGCGATGGGCACCGCGGCGATGACGATGCCGAGCACGAGTGCCACCGTGTGGACGGTGTCGGACATCGACGTGCCGGCCTCGCGCAGCGTCGTGCCCGAGCCGGCCGCCTGCTGCAGCCAGACGCGCAGCGAGTCGCCGACGAGCGGTAGCCGGCCGGCCTCGTCACCGGCCCCGGTGAGCGACCCCTCCACCGTCTGGCCCGCCGACCGCAGCGACCCGGCCGGCCCCTGCAGCAGCTGCACGGTGTCGAAGACCTGCCGCCCGAGCCACACCCACAGACCGACCCAGAGCAGCACGAGGGTGTCGCTGACGATCTGCCGCGTCCGGCGGGCGGGGGTGTCGGCGTACAGCTTCATGGCGAGCCTCTCGGTCGTGCGGGCGCGACCAACCTAGGCGACGGACCGCCAGGCGCCCCACGCGGCGACGGCCACGAGCAGGCCGAGGTAGAGCAGCACGAGGCGGGTGTCGCCGAGCAGGCACCGCGAGCGCAGCAGGCCGTGTCGGCGCGCCCTCCAGTAGCCGGCGAAGCCGAGGCCGGCGAAGCCGAGCACCGCCCAGGGGCCGGCCAGCCAGGCGATGAGCGCCACGGTGGCGAAGACGCACAGCCGCAGCGGGTCGTCGCGCCCGCCGTGCGTCGCGTCCGTGGCCTCGTCGGGCGCCCCGTCGGGCGCCCCGTCGGGCGCCCCGTCGGATGCCCCGCCGTGCGGGGGCGCGGGTCGGGCTGGAGTGGGAGTGAGGTCGACGGCGCGGCCGTGCGGCTGTGCACCCTCCGACCTGACCGACTCGCCCGCCGCGTCCTCCCCGCCGCCGGGGCGGGGGTCGTGCGGGCCCGGCCCGGTCACGAGTACCCCGTCGCGAGCAGCGCGATGAGGCCGACACAGGCCCCACCGAGCACGACGACGACGGCGGCGAGGGTGATGACGAACCCCACCGCGTAGGGCCGCAGCCGCTCGCTCGCGACGAGCAGCGACGCGACGACGAGGGCGACGAGCGGGGCGAGGACGAGCACCGTGACCCCCGAGCGCATCCGGCCGGCGACGGCCGCGGTGACGACGAGGAAGGCGATGGCGACGAGGCCGCCGACGAGCCTCCCGGGACGGCGCGGTGGTGGCCCGCCCGCAGAACCACCGGGCGGCCCCGAGGGAGGCCCGGACGGCGGCCCGGACGGCGGCCAGTAGGAGCCACCGGACCCGCCCGGCGGACCCCCGGCGGGAGGCTCCCCGGAGGGAGGTCCGGCCGGCGGCGTCCCACCCGCCGGCGGGAACAGGGGCGGAGGGACGCTCACGACGTCACGACCTCTGGCTCGGACGCAGACCCGACCCCGGTCCCGAAAGCCTCCGTCGCCGGCCCCGCCACC
This is a stretch of genomic DNA from Terracoccus luteus. It encodes these proteins:
- a CDS encoding MBL fold metallo-hydrolase, giving the protein MLTVAFPARAFDTNCYVVATGPGEECLVVDPGVGIEDTLRDVLEQHRLRPAAVLLTHGHLDHVYSVTPVCGSDTAAYIHADDRYRLTDLLAQTNPGLVAMFEQQFGARATWTDPTDVVEITDGTRLSLAGLDVDVLHAPGHTEGSVMFGLGGIPDGVSGQVDVDRTMVSGDVVFAGSIGRTDLPGGSHEAMQRSLRDVVLPLPDTTLVLPGHGPATTMAHERRTNPYLKDLPA
- the hisS gene encoding histidine--tRNA ligase translates to MSTPQPKAAKVMPISGFPEYLPAERIVEQRFLDVIRETFELHGFSSVETRSIEPIERLSAQGEDADKEIYAVSRLAGGDEDARWGLHFDMTVPFARYVLENAGKLAFPFRRYQIQKAWRGERPQEGRYREFTQADIDVVDVGRLSPHFEAEMPLVIADVFSRFPVGEFVIQVNDRKIPNGFYQGIGITDVIGTLRIVDKLDKIGPDKVKALLVEAGTTPEQADQCLALARIRSTDLGFVEQVRALGVEHPLLDEGLESLSNVIRTGMAHAPGRLVADLRIARGLDYYTGTVYETQFVGHESWGSFCSGGRYDALASDGRTTYPGVGISIGVTRILGLLVGRGLVTASRSTPAAVLVALADEGARESAVAVATSLRRRGVPCEVAPSAARFGKQIRYAERRGIPFVWFPATDAGGPGDDAAAAPKGHEVKDIRSGEQVAADPSTWLPPTDDLRPTVTRVD